The proteins below come from a single Ruegeria sp. THAF33 genomic window:
- the trpB gene encoding tryptophan synthase subunit beta — protein MANDLFNSFMSGPDEQGRFGIFGGRFVSETLMPLILSLEEEYNKAKDDPTFWAEMDDLWANYVGRPSPLYFAERLTEHLGGAKIYLKRDELNHTGAHKINNVLGQIILARRMGKTRIIAETGAGQHGVATATVCAKFGLKCIVYMGAHDVQRQAPNVFRMRLLGAEVIPVTSGRGTLKDAMNDALRDWVTNVRDTFYCIGTVAGPHPYPAMVRDFQSIIGKEAKEQMMKAEGCLPDTIIAAIGGGSNAMGLFYPFLDDKDVNIIGVEAGGKGVNEKMEHCASLTGGRPGVLHGNRTYLLQDDDGQILEGYSISAGLDYPGIGPEHSWLHEIGRANYVSITDKEALEAFQLCCATEGIIPALEPSHALAHVMKIAPELPKDHLICMNMCGRGDKDVQTVAKYLNFDMSDTEGRTAD, from the coding sequence ATGGCCAACGATCTTTTCAATTCCTTCATGTCCGGCCCTGACGAACAGGGACGTTTCGGCATCTTCGGCGGGCGTTTTGTCAGTGAAACTCTGATGCCGCTGATCCTGTCGCTGGAAGAGGAATACAACAAGGCCAAAGATGATCCGACGTTCTGGGCCGAAATGGATGACCTGTGGGCAAACTATGTGGGTCGTCCTTCGCCGCTGTATTTTGCGGAACGCCTGACCGAGCATCTGGGGGGTGCCAAGATCTATCTGAAGCGTGACGAGCTGAACCACACCGGCGCGCACAAGATCAACAACGTGCTGGGTCAGATCATTCTGGCGCGGCGTATGGGCAAGACCCGGATCATTGCTGAAACCGGGGCAGGGCAGCACGGCGTGGCCACCGCCACCGTATGTGCCAAGTTTGGCTTGAAATGCATTGTCTATATGGGGGCGCACGACGTGCAGCGGCAAGCTCCGAACGTATTCCGCATGCGTCTTCTTGGGGCCGAGGTGATCCCTGTGACCTCGGGTCGTGGGACGCTCAAGGATGCGATGAATGACGCGCTGCGTGACTGGGTGACCAATGTGCGCGACACGTTCTACTGCATCGGCACCGTGGCTGGGCCGCACCCCTATCCGGCAATGGTCCGCGATTTCCAGTCGATCATCGGCAAGGAAGCAAAAGAGCAGATGATGAAGGCTGAAGGCTGTTTGCCGGATACGATCATCGCGGCAATCGGCGGCGGTTCGAACGCGATGGGTCTGTTCTATCCCTTCCTCGACGACAAGGACGTCAACATCATAGGCGTCGAGGCGGGCGGAAAAGGTGTGAACGAGAAAATGGAGCATTGCGCCTCGCTGACCGGCGGTCGGCCGGGCGTGCTGCACGGCAACCGGACCTATCTGTTGCAGGATGACGATGGCCAGATTCTTGAAGGCTATTCGATCTCGGCCGGGCTGGACTATCCGGGCATCGGGCCGGAGCATTCTTGGCTGCACGAAATTGGACGCGCGAATTACGTCTCGATCACTGACAAGGAAGCGCTCGAGGCGTTCCAACTGTGCTGCGCCACCGAGGGGATCATCCCGGCGCTGGAACCCAGCCACGCATTGGCCCATGTGATGAAGATCGCACCGGAATTGCCCAAGGATCACCTGATTTGCATGAACATGTGCGGCCGTGGAGACAAGGACGTTCAGACCGTGGCCAAATATCTGAACTTCGATATGTCAGACACCGAAGGCCGTACGGCGGACTGA
- the rpsA gene encoding 30S ribosomal protein S1, with product MANASMEEFEALLNESFEMDTPEEGSVVKGKVLAIEAGQAIIDVGYKMEGRVDLKEFANPGEAPEIAVGDEVEVYLRAAENARGEAVISREMARREEAWDRLEKAYADDQRVEGAIFGRVKGGFTVDLGGAVAFLPGSQVDVRPVRDAGPLMGLKQPFQILKMDRRRGNIVVSRRAILEESRAEQRAEVIGNLSEGQTVEGVVKNITEYGAFVDLGGVDGLLHVTDMAWRRVNHPSEILTIGETIKVQVIKINKETHRISLGMKQLQEDPWDLVAAKYPLGSVHQGRVTNITDYGAFVELEAGVEGLVHVSEMSWTKKNVHPGKIVSTSQEVDVMVLEIDGAKRRVSLGLKQTQRNPWEVFAETHPEGTEVEGEVKNITEFGLFIGLEGDIDGMVHLSDLSWDERGEDAIQNYRKGDVVQAVVSEVDVEKERISLSIKALGGDKFAEAVGGVKRGSVITVEVTAIEDGGIEVEYEGMKSFIRRSDLSRDRAEQRPERFSVGDKVDVRVTNVDSKTRRLGLSIKAREIAEEKEAVEQYGSSDSGASLGDILGAALKSGD from the coding sequence ATGGCTAACGCATCCATGGAGGAATTCGAAGCCCTCCTGAATGAAAGCTTCGAAATGGACACACCCGAAGAGGGGTCTGTTGTCAAAGGCAAGGTTCTGGCGATCGAAGCCGGCCAAGCCATCATCGACGTAGGCTACAAAATGGAAGGCCGCGTTGATCTGAAAGAATTCGCAAATCCCGGCGAAGCCCCTGAAATCGCTGTTGGTGACGAGGTCGAAGTTTACCTGCGTGCCGCAGAAAACGCCCGTGGCGAAGCCGTCATCTCGCGCGAGATGGCCCGCCGTGAAGAGGCATGGGACCGTCTGGAAAAAGCATATGCCGACGACCAGCGCGTCGAAGGTGCTATCTTTGGCCGCGTCAAAGGTGGCTTCACCGTCGATCTGGGTGGCGCAGTTGCGTTCCTGCCCGGCTCGCAGGTTGACGTTCGCCCCGTGCGCGACGCCGGCCCGCTGATGGGTCTGAAGCAGCCGTTCCAGATTCTGAAAATGGACCGCCGCCGTGGCAACATCGTTGTGTCGCGCCGCGCCATCCTGGAAGAATCGCGTGCCGAACAGCGTGCCGAAGTCATCGGTAACCTGTCCGAAGGTCAGACCGTCGAGGGTGTTGTCAAGAACATCACCGAGTACGGTGCATTCGTTGACCTGGGTGGCGTTGACGGCCTGCTGCACGTCACCGACATGGCATGGCGCCGTGTGAACCACCCATCCGAGATCCTGACGATCGGCGAAACCATCAAGGTTCAGGTCATCAAGATCAACAAAGAGACCCACCGCATCAGCCTGGGCATGAAGCAGCTGCAGGAAGATCCGTGGGATCTGGTTGCTGCCAAGTACCCGCTGGGCTCGGTTCATCAGGGTCGCGTCACCAACATCACCGACTACGGCGCGTTCGTCGAGCTGGAAGCCGGTGTCGAAGGTCTGGTGCACGTGTCCGAGATGTCCTGGACCAAGAAAAACGTCCACCCCGGCAAGATCGTTTCGACCAGCCAGGAAGTCGACGTCATGGTTCTGGAAATCGACGGCGCCAAGCGTCGCGTGTCTCTGGGCCTGAAGCAGACTCAGCGCAACCCGTGGGAAGTGTTTGCAGAAACCCACCCCGAGGGCACCGAGGTCGAAGGCGAAGTCAAGAACATCACCGAATTCGGTCTGTTCATCGGCCTCGAAGGCGACATCGACGGCATGGTTCACCTGTCCGACCTGTCCTGGGACGAGCGTGGCGAGGATGCGATCCAGAACTACCGCAAGGGCGATGTCGTTCAGGCGGTTGTCTCGGAAGTTGACGTCGAAAAAGAGCGTATCTCGCTGTCGATCAAAGCCCTGGGCGGTGACAAGTTCGCCGAAGCCGTGGGCGGCGTAAAGCGTGGTTCGGTCATCACCGTCGAAGTCACCGCGATCGAAGATGGCGGCATCGAGGTCGAATACGAAGGCATGAAGTCGTTCATCCGTCGTTCGGATCTGTCGCGTGACCGTGCCGAACAGCGCCCCGAGCGTTTCTCGGTCGGCGACAAGGTCGACGTCCGCGTCACCAACGTCGACAGCAAGACCCGTCGTCTGGGCCTGTCGATCAAGGCGCGCGAGATCGCCGAAGAGAAAGAGGCCGTGGAACAGTACGGTTCTTCCGATTCGGGCGCATCGCTGGGCGATATCCTGGGTGCGGCGTTGAAATCCGGCGACTGA
- a CDS encoding lipopolysaccharide assembly protein LapA domain-containing protein → MRYLRYAFLAALGIILISVSLANVQSVELKLMPDALAELLGFNLSASLPLFLVVLGGVAAGLVIGFLWEWLREHKHRRDATVKKTEVRKLEREVKKLKKKQNEGKDDVLAILDEAS, encoded by the coding sequence ATGCGTTACCTTCGATATGCTTTTCTGGCGGCTCTCGGGATCATCCTGATTTCCGTGTCTCTTGCCAATGTTCAGTCCGTTGAACTGAAACTGATGCCGGATGCTCTGGCCGAGCTTCTGGGTTTTAACCTCAGCGCGTCACTGCCGCTGTTTCTGGTGGTTTTAGGGGGTGTTGCAGCAGGATTGGTTATTGGTTTCCTGTGGGAATGGCTGCGGGAACACAAGCACCGCCGCGACGCGACAGTGAAGAAAACCGAAGTGCGCAAGCTTGAGCGCGAAGTCAAGAAACTCAAGAAAAAGCAAAACGAAGGCAAGGACGACGTACTCGCCATTCTGGATGAGGCGAGCTGA
- a CDS encoding DUF6525 family protein: protein MQVYDSLPSGLRLWLASASLPWSPVSAKKIWNRAGGARNPSAALMRLDAIEQAMLRRDAGVWTFKTGNAPGHRAAKP, encoded by the coding sequence ATGCAGGTCTACGACTCTCTGCCGTCAGGGCTGCGCCTGTGGTTGGCCTCGGCAAGCTTGCCGTGGAGCCCCGTTTCTGCGAAAAAAATCTGGAACCGGGCCGGAGGTGCGCGCAACCCATCCGCAGCGTTGATGCGACTTGACGCAATTGAACAGGCCATGCTGCGGCGCGATGCCGGGGTTTGGACCTTCAAAACCGGCAACGCGCCTGGGCACAGAGCCGCCAAACCTTGA
- the pth gene encoding aminoacyl-tRNA hydrolase → MKLFVGLGNPGQKYARNRHNIGFMAVDRIAEDHGFGPWKSKFQGEISEGRLGSEKTLLLKPQTFMNRSGQSVGEAMRFYKLESTDVVVFHDELDLAPGKVRVKVGGGHAGHNGLRSIHDHIGAAYDRVRLGIGHPGRKEMVSAYVLSDFAKSESDWLDDVLRGVSDGAPHLARDDGGKFMNAVALRTAPPRSSKTAAPKAETACKAPPKPPADERSAMQKLLDKFK, encoded by the coding sequence ATGAAACTCTTTGTCGGATTGGGAAACCCGGGGCAGAAATACGCCCGGAACCGGCACAACATCGGGTTTATGGCCGTGGACCGGATTGCGGAAGACCATGGGTTTGGCCCATGGAAATCCAAGTTTCAGGGCGAAATCTCGGAAGGGCGGTTAGGGTCTGAAAAAACCCTTTTGCTGAAACCGCAGACCTTCATGAACCGGTCCGGTCAATCCGTGGGTGAAGCGATGCGTTTCTACAAGCTCGAGTCCACAGATGTTGTCGTGTTCCATGACGAGTTGGACCTCGCCCCGGGCAAAGTGCGGGTAAAGGTGGGCGGCGGACACGCTGGGCATAATGGTCTGCGTTCGATCCACGACCATATAGGCGCAGCCTATGACCGTGTCCGGCTTGGGATCGGACATCCCGGCCGCAAGGAAATGGTTTCGGCTTATGTCCTGAGCGACTTTGCGAAATCCGAGAGTGACTGGCTGGACGACGTTCTTCGGGGTGTTTCGGATGGCGCGCCCCATCTGGCCCGGGATGATGGTGGAAAATTCATGAACGCGGTGGCCCTGCGCACTGCTCCGCCCCGGTCGTCCAAGACGGCCGCTCCGAAAGCTGAAACCGCATGTAAGGCACCTCCGAAGCCACCGGCTGACGAACGGTCGGCCATGCAGAAACTGTTGGACAAGTTCAAATAA
- a CDS encoding DUF2237 family protein encodes MQKQESINVLGGVLAPCSRDPLTGFFRDGACNTCPEDQGSHTVCAVMTAEFLAFSKYVGNDLSTARPEFDFPGLKPGDSWCLCAGRFLQAHDEGCAPKVHLEATHQRALEIVPLDILLQNKANA; translated from the coding sequence ATGCAGAAGCAAGAAAGTATCAATGTACTCGGCGGCGTTCTGGCGCCCTGCTCACGCGATCCTCTGACCGGGTTCTTTCGGGATGGTGCGTGCAATACCTGCCCCGAGGATCAGGGCAGCCATACCGTATGTGCCGTGATGACGGCCGAGTTTCTGGCATTCTCGAAATACGTCGGCAATGATCTGAGCACGGCTCGGCCCGAGTTCGATTTCCCGGGCCTCAAGCCCGGTGACAGCTGGTGTCTGTGTGCCGGCCGGTTCCTACAGGCCCATGACGAAGGATGCGCCCCAAAGGTTCACCTGGAGGCGACCCATCAACGCGCGCTCGAGATTGTGCCGCTTGACATCTTGCTTCAGAACAAGGCGAATGCCTAG
- the ihfB gene encoding integration host factor subunit beta: protein MIRSELIQKIADENPHLYQRDVERIVNTVFEEVTDAMARGDRVELRGFGAFSVKKRDARVGRNPRTGETVQVEEKCVPFFKTGKLLRDRLNGKA from the coding sequence ATGATCCGTTCAGAATTGATTCAGAAAATCGCTGACGAAAACCCGCATCTCTATCAGCGTGATGTCGAGCGGATCGTGAACACTGTATTCGAAGAAGTCACAGACGCCATGGCGCGCGGTGACCGTGTCGAACTGCGGGGCTTTGGAGCCTTTTCCGTGAAGAAACGCGACGCACGTGTTGGGCGCAACCCGCGCACGGGCGAGACAGTGCAGGTCGAAGAAAAATGTGTACCGTTTTTCAAAACTGGCAAGTTGCTCAGGGATCGATTGAACGGTAAAGCCTGA
- a CDS encoding tryptophan halogenase family protein, whose product MNNRLNKITIVGGGTAGWMTALILDMVFSRTSAPKDRPQICLIESPNISTVGVGEATVPRMPVTLRQAGISERSFFRETNASFKLGVKFCNWNNDAKGNRIDYMNPFAHGQMLEGLEAAEYFLRFGNGDRDFTQSISPHDDLARLCKGARQLGQPEFEQRFGYAYHLDAVKFAGMLTRVCTKRGVEHIRDEVQTVELDEQGNVSHLMLEAKGRHDIEMVVDCTGFRGLIINKALGEPFLDYSDYLPNDRAMALQIEHPDPDKIESATRSTALGAGWTWRVPLFNRVGTGYVYSSAHRTDDQAADEYLEWLGDSGKGLTPRVIPMRVGRVRNAWVKNCVAIGLSGGFIEPLESTAIHMIDHAIRWFAEHLPTRDIEPSLRDRYNRQMDKLYNEVLEFICLHYRLGNRTDDQYWIDARTEMKIPDRLAENLDLWQYRLPMDHDIEFATLFDSRVYQTVLLGKQVYDTGYGSGIRDRLRPLKKPIWFQGMKNAKMDLAKIVKSMPDHKTLLRDIRGELDQPAFGMAAAMKPTVAMPGTAPAPVVIENMPNFAEIQSGKKDLQLF is encoded by the coding sequence ATGAACAATCGTTTGAACAAAATCACCATCGTGGGTGGCGGTACGGCTGGATGGATGACCGCGCTGATCCTGGACATGGTGTTTTCCCGCACGTCAGCGCCCAAGGATCGACCGCAAATCTGCCTGATCGAAAGCCCGAACATCTCGACCGTGGGGGTGGGTGAAGCCACGGTTCCGCGGATGCCTGTCACGCTGCGTCAGGCGGGTATTTCAGAGCGGAGTTTCTTCCGCGAGACCAACGCGTCCTTCAAGCTGGGTGTGAAGTTCTGCAATTGGAACAATGACGCCAAGGGCAATCGCATCGACTACATGAACCCCTTTGCGCACGGCCAGATGCTTGAGGGGCTGGAGGCCGCCGAGTATTTCCTGCGCTTCGGCAATGGCGACAGGGATTTCACGCAGTCCATATCGCCGCATGATGATCTGGCCCGTTTGTGCAAGGGCGCGCGTCAGTTGGGGCAGCCGGAATTCGAACAACGGTTTGGTTATGCCTATCATCTGGATGCCGTAAAGTTTGCAGGCATGCTGACCAGGGTCTGCACGAAGCGCGGAGTGGAGCATATCCGGGATGAGGTGCAAACGGTTGAACTGGATGAACAGGGCAATGTCAGTCATCTCATGCTCGAGGCAAAAGGCCGCCATGACATTGAGATGGTCGTGGATTGCACCGGATTTCGTGGGCTGATCATCAACAAGGCACTTGGTGAGCCATTTTTGGATTACTCTGACTACCTGCCCAATGATCGGGCCATGGCGTTGCAGATCGAGCATCCGGATCCTGACAAGATCGAAAGCGCCACCAGATCCACTGCCTTGGGTGCAGGTTGGACGTGGCGCGTGCCGCTTTTTAACCGTGTGGGCACAGGATATGTCTATTCGTCGGCACACCGCACGGATGATCAGGCAGCGGACGAATACCTTGAGTGGCTGGGTGACAGCGGCAAAGGTTTGACACCGCGCGTGATCCCGATGCGCGTCGGTCGCGTGCGCAATGCCTGGGTCAAGAATTGCGTGGCCATAGGCCTGTCCGGCGGGTTCATTGAACCGCTGGAAAGCACGGCGATCCACATGATTGACCATGCGATACGCTGGTTCGCCGAGCATTTGCCCACTCGAGACATCGAGCCTTCGCTGAGGGACAGATACAATCGACAGATGGACAAGCTCTATAATGAGGTTCTGGAATTCATCTGTTTGCACTATCGGTTGGGCAACCGTACCGATGACCAATACTGGATCGATGCGCGCACCGAGATGAAGATACCGGATCGGTTGGCCGAAAATCTTGACTTGTGGCAGTATCGCCTGCCGATGGATCACGATATCGAGTTCGCCACTTTGTTTGACAGCCGCGTTTATCAGACCGTTCTGTTGGGAAAACAGGTTTATGATACGGGCTATGGTTCGGGCATCCGTGATCGTCTTCGACCGTTGAAGAAACCGATTTGGTTCCAGGGTATGAAGAACGCGAAAATGGATCTGGCGAAGATCGTTAAATCCATGCCGGATCACAAAACACTGTTGCGCGATATCCGGGGGGAACTTGATCAACCTGCCTTTGGAATGGCGGCGGCAATGAAGCCTACAGTGGCGATGCCGGGCACGGCGCCAGCCCCTGTTGTCATCGAGAACATGCCGAACTTTGCTGAAATCCAAAGCGGCAAAAAGGATCTGCAACTGTTCTGA
- a CDS encoding serine hydrolase, translating into MRSILKWVLRIVLALALAAAAVGLWKREELQRLMAVNSLFAEDKIVHNFSHMDEAFLTVDLPRGNAPTWELPYGEGFDLPEGTDTWINERSVTSLLIMQNGKIRFEEYYLGTGSDDRRISWSVAKSYLSALFGILLQEGAIDSLDDPVVKYAPKLAGSAYDRATIRNVLNMASGVTFDEDYLDPKSDINRMGRVIALGGELDDFAASLQDSFAPPGETWQYVSIDTHVLGMVIRGATGRSVADLLTEKILQPLGLERDGYYVTDGAGVAFVLGGLNFTTRDFARFGQMILQDGELNGRQVVPADWIFEATQPSAPTARGKIGYGYQWWIPRGAHEGEFLARGVYGQYIYFNQPRGVLIVSTGADRKFRDTGVNDQNIEMFRKIAESL; encoded by the coding sequence ATGCGGTCCATACTGAAGTGGGTTCTGCGCATTGTGCTGGCGCTGGCTTTGGCCGCCGCTGCTGTTGGGCTTTGGAAACGCGAAGAGTTGCAGCGCCTGATGGCGGTGAACTCTCTGTTTGCCGAGGACAAGATCGTTCACAACTTTTCGCATATGGATGAAGCCTTTCTGACCGTGGATCTGCCGCGTGGAAACGCCCCGACGTGGGAGCTGCCCTACGGCGAAGGTTTCGATCTTCCGGAAGGCACCGACACTTGGATCAATGAACGCTCGGTCACTTCTTTGCTTATCATGCAGAACGGCAAGATCCGGTTCGAGGAATACTATCTGGGCACCGGTTCCGATGATCGTCGGATTTCGTGGTCAGTGGCAAAAAGTTATCTGTCGGCGCTTTTCGGCATTCTCCTGCAAGAGGGCGCAATCGATTCATTGGATGATCCCGTCGTCAAATACGCCCCCAAACTTGCAGGCAGCGCATATGACAGGGCGACAATTCGGAACGTTCTGAACATGGCCAGCGGCGTCACGTTTGACGAAGATTATCTGGACCCGAAATCTGACATCAACAGGATGGGCCGTGTGATTGCCCTAGGCGGTGAACTGGACGATTTCGCAGCCTCATTGCAGGACAGTTTCGCGCCCCCTGGTGAAACCTGGCAATACGTTTCCATAGACACGCATGTATTGGGCATGGTGATACGCGGGGCGACCGGTCGCAGTGTCGCGGATCTTTTGACGGAAAAAATCCTTCAGCCGCTGGGCCTTGAGCGGGACGGGTATTATGTCACTGACGGCGCCGGTGTCGCATTTGTTCTGGGCGGATTGAATTTCACGACACGTGACTTTGCACGGTTCGGGCAAATGATCCTGCAAGATGGGGAATTGAACGGCCGGCAAGTGGTGCCCGCCGACTGGATATTCGAGGCAACTCAACCCAGCGCCCCGACCGCTCGGGGGAAGATTGGATATGGGTACCAGTGGTGGATCCCGCGCGGCGCCCATGAGGGAGAGTTTCTGGCCCGGGGCGTGTATGGGCAATACATCTATTTCAACCAACCTCGCGGCGTTCTGATTGTGTCTACCGGCGCTGATCGGAAATTCCGCGACACTGGCGTAAACGACCAGAATATCGAAATGTTCCGCAAGATCGCAGAAAGCCTGTAA
- a CDS encoding Ig-like domain-containing protein: MVRSVISRLLCLCFLISALMIGSAKEGSALGGGFIITSVPTPNGGSIFFNNIPFTGTAFVSLGGSGQVPGGSFYFNNGILNQSAITPAGLASLGYIGATILSQDGADSTYAADGYMGITFTARETVGGPLYRYEIALSGVTNTQIVNTRVLVDTTQPTATIGALTPTGSGTFQASITLSEPSTDFTVGDLSVTNATATLTGSGTSYVATLTPQNNGTIELFIPAGVFSDAAGNLNLESNRVSTLQAVTNAQRQIQAFQNARANSLVTNQPKLTQFLQRSGSGVLDASVTQGSGYLNFASDPARPVWFSVTGNWSSQDDFDNSYALAVVGAHRQINSNLLIGAMLQFDYAETENGPASVDGTGWLVGPYVVAKLPNHSVFLEGRVLYGQADNNISPFGTYEDSFDSDRWLVQSRVTGEIKRGALTLMPLLDVSYASDDQKAYTDSLGNLIPQQDFSLTTARLGVDFSHPLQVSRGEMMLTGGLSGIWSTTSGTGTAPGVTPIGDTARARADLGLDYRLENNSLLAANVFYDGIGESGFENYSISLIWQMAF; encoded by the coding sequence ATGGTCAGGTCCGTTATTTCGAGGCTGTTGTGCCTCTGTTTTCTGATTTCAGCACTCATGATCGGAAGCGCGAAAGAGGGTTCGGCTCTTGGGGGCGGCTTCATCATAACCTCGGTTCCGACGCCGAACGGGGGAAGCATCTTTTTCAACAATATCCCATTTACCGGAACGGCCTTTGTTTCGCTGGGAGGGTCGGGGCAGGTTCCCGGCGGCAGTTTCTATTTCAACAACGGCATTCTGAACCAGAGTGCGATCACGCCTGCCGGCCTTGCTTCCCTTGGCTATATCGGCGCAACCATTCTCAGTCAGGATGGCGCGGATTCCACATATGCGGCAGACGGGTACATGGGGATTACGTTCACTGCGCGCGAAACCGTTGGAGGGCCGCTTTATCGCTATGAGATCGCGTTGTCCGGTGTAACGAACACTCAAATCGTCAACACGCGCGTTCTGGTGGATACGACACAGCCAACTGCAACGATCGGGGCCTTGACGCCGACCGGCAGCGGAACGTTTCAAGCAAGCATTACCCTGAGCGAACCAAGCACCGATTTCACCGTGGGCGACCTGTCTGTCACCAATGCAACGGCCACTCTGACCGGGTCCGGCACCAGCTATGTCGCCACTTTGACGCCCCAGAACAACGGCACCATCGAGCTTTTCATTCCGGCAGGGGTGTTCTCGGACGCGGCTGGGAATCTGAACCTTGAGTCAAACAGGGTCAGCACGCTTCAGGCCGTGACAAATGCTCAACGTCAGATTCAGGCGTTCCAGAACGCCCGGGCCAACAGCCTTGTGACGAACCAGCCGAAACTGACCCAGTTTCTGCAACGTTCGGGGTCGGGTGTTCTGGACGCTTCGGTCACGCAGGGCTCGGGGTATCTGAATTTCGCCAGTGATCCGGCGCGCCCCGTCTGGTTCAGTGTGACCGGCAACTGGAGTTCGCAGGATGATTTTGACAACTCCTATGCACTGGCAGTTGTCGGGGCTCATCGCCAGATCAATTCGAACCTGTTGATCGGTGCCATGCTTCAATTCGACTATGCCGAAACGGAAAACGGCCCGGCCAGCGTGGACGGTACGGGCTGGCTGGTTGGTCCTTATGTGGTGGCAAAATTGCCCAATCATTCGGTGTTTCTTGAAGGGCGCGTTCTTTATGGTCAGGCCGACAACAACATCTCTCCGTTTGGCACCTACGAGGACAGTTTCGACAGTGACCGTTGGCTGGTCCAGTCGCGCGTAACCGGTGAGATAAAGCGTGGCGCCCTGACATTGATGCCATTGCTGGACGTAAGCTATGCCAGTGACGATCAGAAAGCTTATACCGACAGCCTGGGTAATCTGATTCCACAGCAGGATTTCAGTTTGACGACGGCACGGTTGGGTGTGGATTTCAGCCACCCGTTGCAAGTGTCACGAGGAGAGATGATGCTGACGGGCGGGCTTTCTGGGATTTGGAGCACGACTTCGGGTACCGGCACCGCCCCGGGCGTGACACCGATTGGCGACACCGCTCGTGCCCGTGCGGATCTGGGCCTCGACTATCGGTTGGAAAACAACAGCTTGCTTGCAGCAAACGTGTTCTACGATGGCATTGGTGAAAGCGGTTTCGAAAACTACAGCATCAGCCTGATCTGGCAAATGGCATTCTGA
- a CDS encoding phosphoribosylanthranilate isomerase, translating to MPDVRFKICGLTAPDHVRAAADAGAGYVGFVFFPKSPRNLDVSRAVELAHLVPVGVAKVALVVNATDEELDGIVSTVPLDMLQLHGKELPERVSEIRERFGLPVMKAIGVAEAEDLAAIDLYSEVADQLLIDAKPPREAELPGGNGLAFDWRLLAGRKYWRRPWMLAGGLTPQNVAEAVRMTGARQVDVSSGVESAPGVKDAALIRDFASALR from the coding sequence ATGCCTGATGTTCGGTTCAAAATCTGCGGTCTGACCGCACCGGATCACGTGCGCGCTGCGGCAGACGCCGGGGCAGGCTATGTTGGGTTCGTTTTCTTTCCGAAATCGCCACGCAATCTGGATGTTTCGCGGGCCGTAGAACTGGCGCATCTGGTCCCAGTTGGCGTTGCCAAGGTGGCTTTGGTGGTGAATGCCACTGACGAAGAATTGGACGGCATCGTTTCGACTGTACCGCTTGATATGCTTCAACTGCATGGCAAGGAATTGCCCGAACGGGTTTCCGAAATTCGCGAGCGATTTGGTTTGCCGGTGATGAAAGCCATAGGAGTGGCCGAGGCCGAGGATCTGGCGGCCATCGATCTTTACTCGGAGGTGGCCGATCAACTGCTGATCGATGCGAAACCGCCCAGAGAGGCTGAATTGCCGGGCGGCAACGGGTTGGCCTTTGACTGGCGGCTGTTGGCCGGACGGAAATACTGGCGGCGACCCTGGATGCTGGCCGGTGGCCTGACACCCCAGAACGTTGCCGAAGCAGTCCGGATGACGGGTGCCCGGCAGGTGGATGTGTCATCCGGTGTCGAAAGCGCGCCGGGCGTGAAAGATGCGGCCCTGATCCGCGACTTTGCATCGGCTCTCAGGTGA